A part of Setaria viridis chromosome 8, Setaria_viridis_v4.0, whole genome shotgun sequence genomic DNA contains:
- the LOC117833331 gene encoding receptor like protein 27 yields MRLFSAYNNESYLTWFSAGSSLENLLLRGTNFSGEIPSSIGNLKSLKELDLAEAGISSSDGRGFSGTLPSSIGKLRSLELLALSGFGLVGSMSPWIANLTSLTILQLSNSGLSGSIPSSVGGLKKLKELTLSNSKFYGNIPSSISNLTQLSTLNLQSNNFSGTVQLSLFMGLPNLSILSLSNNNLSVVDGEDITWSPVHTRIKSLGLVSCGMEKLPKLLRYLGRSRTNWLDISQNRIRGAIPQWAWENWSGSHFHYLNLSHNYFTGFVGLETSLPFSIDRFDLSSNMFQGPIPLPQNLSQGALELDYSSNMFSSIALHSSTKISIFKASRNNLSGSVLASFCGVNNLEILDLSYNNLTGPIPSCLMEGTNELRVINLKKNRLHGELPHNINESCSLEVLDFGDNDIKGKLPRSLAACSELAVFDIQNNQISDSFPCWMSTLGRLYVLVLKSNEFFGQVGPSAEDKNSCEFPRIMILDLASNNFSGTLTEEWLANLTFMMGEAGALALPALTTQSYSDETRIYEVTNELTYKGSDLTMETVFRVLWFLDVSNNDLQGSIPAAIGELVELNSLNMSHNYLTGPIPKLGNLKWLEALDLSSNELSGEIPRELASLDFLTTLNLSDNKLVGSIPESPHFMTFSNSSFLGNSGLCGTPLSNQCMINRTMQSAVPYHSKKNPVDVMLFLFSGIGFGVGFAIAVVVAWGIPIRKRS; encoded by the coding sequence ATGCGTCTTTTTTCAGCTTATAATAACGAATCATATTTGACATGGTTTTCAGCTGGCAGCAGTTTGGAGAATCTTCTTCTACGGGGTACCAACTTCTCAGGTGAAATCCCAAGCTCCATTGGCAATCTCAAGTCTCTCAAGGAACTAGACCTTGCTGAAGCTGGAATCTCAAGCTCAGACGGACGTGGTTTTTCTGGAACCCTTCCCTCTTCAATTGGTAAGCTCAGATCCTTGGAGTTGTTAGCCTTATCTGGATTTGGACTTGTAGGATCCATGTCACCATGGATTGCGAATCTAACTTCCTTGACGATCCTTCAACTCTCCAATTCTGGACTCTCTGGATCGATACCTTCATCAGTGGGAGGATTAAAGAAATTGAAAGAACTAACACTATCTAATTCCAAATTCTATGGAAACATTCCTTCATCTATCTCAAATTTAACCCAACTGAGTACCCTCAACCTCCAGTCCAACAATTTTTCTGGAACAGTACAACTTTCATTATTCATGGGATTACCAAACCTGTCCATATTAAGTCTATCAAATAACAACTTGTCTGTAGTAGATGGAGAGGACATCACTTGGTCACCTGTGCATACAAGAATAAAGTCCTTAGGTTTAGTGTCATGTGGCATGGAGAAATTACCAAAATTGCTGAGGTATCTAGGTCGTAGTCGTACAAACTGGCTTGATATTTCACAGAACCGAATCCGAGGAGCCATACCTCAGTGGGCGTGGGAAAATTGGTCAGGCTCTCACTTTCATTATCTCAACCTATCACACAACTACTTTACCGGCTTTGTTGGACTAGAGACCTCTCTTCCCTTTTCTATTGACCGTTTTGATCTTAGTTCCAATATGTTTCAAGGACCAATACCTTTACCCCAAAACCTCAGCCAAGGCGCGTTAGAACTTGATTACTCAAGTAACATGTTCTCATCCATAGCACTTCACTCTTCCACTAAAATTTCCATTTTCAAGGCCTCCAGAAATAACCTCTCGGGAAGTGTTCTAGCATCTTTTTGTGGCGTCAATAATCTAGAAATCCTTGATCTCTCTTACAATAACCTTACTGGTCCAATCCCTTCTTGCCTGATGGAGGGTACCAATGAATTGCGGGTGATAAATCTGAAAAAGAATCGACTTCACGGAGAGCTGCCTCATAACATAAATGAAAGTTGCTCATTAGAGGTGCTAGACTTTGGTGACAACGACATCAAAGGAAAATTGCCTAGATCTCTAGCTGCTTGCTCTGAATTGGCGGTCTTCGATATTCAAAACAATCAGATCAGCGATTCTTTTCCATGTTGGATGAGCACACTTGGTAGGCTTTATGTTCTTGTGCTAAAATCTAATGAGTTCTTTGGACAAGTGGGACCTTCTGCAGAAGATAAAAATAGTTGTGAATTTCCACGCATAATGATTCTGGATCTAGCCTCAAACAACTTCTCCGGCACGCTGACAGAGGAATGGTTAGCGAACCTGACGTTCATGATGGGCGAAGCTGGAGCCTTGGCACTGCCTGCGTTGACAACTCAGTCTTATTCTGATGAAACACGAATATATGAAGTTACAAATGAACTCACATATAAAGGGTCAGACCTCACAATGGAAACGGTATTTCGGGTCCTTTGGTTCCTTGATGTCTCAAACAATGATCTTCAGGGAAGCATCCCTGCGGCTATTGGGGAACTTGTTGAGTTAAACAGTCTCAACATGTCGCACAATTACCTAACAGGGCCGATTCCTAAGTTGGGTAATCTGAAATGGTTGGAGGCTTTGGACCTGTCTTCCAATGAGCTGTCTGGAGAGATCCCTCGTGAACTAGCATCACTGGACTTCCTCACAACCCTCAACTTGTCAGACAACAAGCTGGTGGGGAGCATACCAGAGTCACCTCATTTCATGACATTCAGCAATAGCTCATTTCTTGGGAACAGCGGGCTGTGCGGAACTCCGTTGTCAAACCAGTGCATGATCAACAGAACAATGCAAAGTGCGGTGCCATATCATTCCAAGAAGAATCCTGTGGACGTGATGCTGTTCCTCTTTTCTGGGATTGGATTCGGTGTAGGGTTTGCAATTGCGGTTGTAGTGGCATGGGGAATACCCATCAGGAAACGGtcttga